One Tunturibacter gelidoferens genomic region harbors:
- a CDS encoding efflux RND transporter periplasmic adaptor subunit, translating to MEIPGVSDRVTASRLVRLCGLLLKQLESAARARVLATEVEALFADSAVVVYMADEAAQAWQVKATVGGLTISRGAIAYDAAGSLGAVLEEHAVMQFAAGDLAREEFAHLDLRRSFSALSYVPILLNDRLLGCIEIVSFGEAATEEALDEAAEMAEHAAVALDAAQRYEAERGAGLASVLRLTQLYDIERVFNSTLEMRELLPIICSKVQDLMGADAVNLWLVDQSDLLLTEQVGEEGTALGERRADGEGVVGGVGETGEEALVQEDERSVIAAPLLHAEALTGVLEVVRFGAQRRFTEDHLFTLTQVAGSAAQALHNSSLLQAERKIEVLRTLVGVGQEITSTLNLQRVLEAIVNQPQLVIPYERAAIALENRGRIAVQAISGVTKLNASTAEVQELNGVLSWVAGLGTEVYVTQRGEAISDARPETREKFRRYFETSGMRSFYALPLTDDEGRLGILSFESSDAEFLGALHLEIIKILSSQATLALRNASLYKEVPFIGILEPLIEKRRRFMAIERRRRGLLLGSVAMVALAMVLVPLPMRVSGQAEVNPSQMQYVHAEEDSVVQRAFVHEGDRVEPGTPLFQMADWGQRATLAGAQAKYETAMAQRNRSLTDNDATAAGQHEVEVEYARGEVTRLNDRLERTTLRSEIAGVVATPHVEDLVGKKLSNGDPVVELVSTASVVVDVAVLERDVALVRPGAEAVVKLESFPTATFRGRVDVVSPSGTTVGDKHLFFARVELPNADGRLRPGMQGTGKVRVGLRPLGYVLFHDPALWVWSTLWNWFAW from the coding sequence ATGGAGATTCCTGGGGTGAGTGATCGGGTGACGGCATCGCGTCTTGTTCGTCTCTGTGGCTTGTTGCTGAAGCAGTTGGAGAGCGCGGCCCGGGCACGCGTGCTGGCGACCGAGGTGGAGGCGCTGTTTGCGGATTCGGCAGTGGTGGTTTACATGGCGGATGAAGCGGCGCAGGCGTGGCAGGTGAAGGCGACTGTGGGTGGACTGACGATCAGCCGTGGTGCGATAGCGTATGATGCGGCGGGCAGCCTGGGCGCGGTGTTGGAGGAGCACGCGGTGATGCAGTTTGCCGCGGGGGATCTGGCGCGGGAGGAGTTTGCGCACCTAGATCTGCGGCGGAGTTTCAGTGCGCTGAGCTATGTGCCAATTCTGTTGAACGATCGGCTGCTGGGTTGCATAGAGATTGTGAGCTTTGGCGAGGCCGCGACGGAAGAGGCGCTGGACGAAGCGGCGGAGATGGCGGAGCATGCGGCGGTCGCGCTGGACGCGGCGCAGCGGTATGAGGCGGAGCGGGGCGCAGGGCTGGCTTCGGTGCTGCGGCTGACGCAGCTCTACGACATTGAGCGGGTGTTCAACTCTACGCTGGAGATGCGGGAGCTGCTTCCGATCATCTGCTCGAAGGTGCAAGATCTGATGGGGGCGGATGCGGTGAATCTGTGGTTGGTGGATCAGAGTGATCTGCTATTGACGGAGCAGGTGGGGGAGGAAGGGACGGCGTTGGGGGAGCGTCGAGCAGATGGCGAAGGGGTCGTGGGTGGAGTGGGAGAGACGGGCGAAGAGGCGCTGGTGCAGGAGGACGAGCGGTCGGTGATAGCAGCTCCGCTGCTGCATGCAGAGGCGCTGACGGGAGTGCTGGAAGTGGTGCGGTTCGGCGCGCAACGGCGGTTCACAGAGGATCATCTGTTCACGCTGACGCAGGTGGCGGGGTCGGCTGCGCAGGCGCTGCATAACTCTTCGCTGCTGCAGGCGGAGCGGAAGATCGAGGTGCTGCGGACGCTGGTGGGGGTGGGGCAGGAGATTACGTCGACGCTGAATCTCCAGCGTGTGCTCGAGGCGATTGTGAATCAGCCGCAGCTGGTGATTCCGTATGAGCGGGCGGCGATTGCGCTGGAGAACAGGGGCCGGATCGCGGTGCAGGCAATCTCGGGGGTGACGAAGCTGAATGCGTCGACGGCGGAGGTGCAGGAGCTGAATGGGGTGTTGAGCTGGGTGGCGGGCTTGGGAACGGAGGTGTATGTCACGCAGCGTGGGGAGGCGATCAGCGACGCGAGGCCGGAGACGCGGGAGAAGTTCCGGCGGTACTTTGAGACCTCGGGTATGCGGAGCTTTTATGCGCTGCCGCTGACGGATGATGAGGGGCGGCTGGGGATTCTATCGTTCGAGAGCTCGGATGCGGAGTTTCTGGGAGCGCTTCACCTGGAGATCATCAAGATTTTGTCGAGCCAGGCGACGCTGGCGCTGAGAAACGCCTCGCTATACAAGGAGGTTCCGTTCATCGGGATATTGGAGCCGTTGATTGAGAAGCGGCGGCGGTTCATGGCGATTGAGCGACGGAGACGGGGGCTCCTGTTGGGTTCGGTTGCGATGGTGGCGTTGGCGATGGTGCTGGTTCCGCTACCAATGCGGGTCTCGGGGCAGGCAGAGGTGAATCCATCGCAGATGCAGTATGTGCATGCGGAGGAGGACAGCGTGGTACAGCGTGCGTTTGTGCACGAGGGCGATCGCGTGGAGCCGGGGACTCCGCTGTTCCAGATGGCGGACTGGGGGCAGAGGGCGACGCTGGCGGGTGCGCAGGCGAAGTACGAGACGGCGATGGCGCAGAGGAATCGTTCGCTGACGGACAATGATGCAACGGCGGCGGGGCAGCACGAGGTAGAGGTGGAGTATGCGCGGGGCGAGGTGACGCGGCTGAACGACAGACTGGAGCGGACGACCTTGCGGTCGGAGATTGCGGGTGTGGTGGCGACTCCGCATGTGGAGGACCTGGTAGGGAAGAAGCTTTCGAACGGGGATCCGGTGGTGGAGTTAGTGAGCACGGCGAGTGTGGTGGTGGATGTGGCGGTGTTGGAGCGGGATGTTGCACTGGTGAGGCCGGGAGCGGAGGCAGTGGTGAAGCTGGAGTCGTTTCCGACGGCGACGTTTCGCGGACGGGTGGATGTTGTGAGTCCTTCGGGGACGACGGTGGGAGATAAGCACCTGTTCTTTGCGCGGGTGGAGCTGCCGAATGCAGATGGACGGCTGCGGCCAGGAATGCAGGGCACGGGGAAGGTTCGAGTGGGTTTACGGCCGCTGGGGTATGTGCTATTTCACGATCCCGCTTTGTGGGTTTGGTCTACGCTGTGGAACTGGTTCGCCTGGTAA
- a CDS encoding sigma-54 dependent transcriptional regulator, with protein MLSNAGAQESTDGLKLLFATSDNDALPEIGQELAPAFFIRLAADSETLFQSLAEHKPEILVIDLDTIVSPGTDVFCYIESIRAAAPHIYLTVISRTHLKNARIRTKKSGADEFLLAPIGFPELRDHLLEAGQQHRRHLEAVHLRGELARRNSLCDMIGGSEPMQRLYETLRRVASSHSTVLLRGESGTGKELAARAIVDLGPRRGQPFISVNCAALPETLMESELFGHEKGAFTGAHATQLGQIELADSGTLFLDEIGSLPLLLQSKLLRVLQEKTVQRIGAKSPRKIDFRLIAATNDNLEQMVRQGQFREDLFYRICVIPVALPPLRDREGDIPLLLDHYLTKYCTAGNLRHKRFSPEALQVLETGAWPGNVRELENLVQRLALMVDGDTISMQHLPEKVLYESTASYDEILVPPEGLDLEDELTRIEVAYLLAALRRAGGKTAAAALLHIPVEKMKYLCRKHRIHEDQIKLNGKR; from the coding sequence TTGCTATCCAATGCAGGTGCACAAGAGTCCACCGACGGGCTGAAGTTGCTATTTGCCACCAGCGATAACGACGCTCTGCCCGAGATCGGCCAGGAGCTCGCGCCCGCCTTCTTCATCCGTCTTGCCGCAGACTCCGAAACTCTCTTCCAGAGTCTCGCCGAACACAAACCCGAGATCCTCGTCATCGACCTGGACACTATCGTCTCGCCCGGCACCGACGTCTTCTGCTACATCGAATCCATCCGCGCCGCCGCGCCACACATCTATCTGACCGTCATCTCCCGGACGCATCTCAAAAACGCCCGCATTCGCACAAAGAAATCCGGAGCCGACGAGTTCCTCTTAGCCCCCATCGGCTTCCCCGAACTCCGCGATCATCTCCTCGAAGCCGGCCAGCAACACCGCAGGCACCTCGAAGCCGTGCACCTCCGCGGCGAGCTAGCCCGGCGTAACTCCCTCTGCGACATGATTGGCGGCAGCGAGCCGATGCAGCGCCTCTACGAAACCCTCCGCCGGGTCGCCTCTAGCCACAGCACCGTTCTCCTCCGCGGAGAAAGCGGCACCGGCAAAGAACTCGCCGCACGTGCCATCGTCGACCTCGGCCCGCGCCGCGGCCAGCCCTTCATCAGCGTCAACTGCGCTGCCCTCCCCGAAACCCTTATGGAGTCCGAGCTCTTCGGCCACGAAAAAGGTGCATTCACCGGAGCCCACGCCACCCAACTCGGACAAATTGAACTCGCCGACAGCGGCACCCTCTTCCTCGACGAGATCGGCTCGCTCCCTCTCCTCCTCCAAAGCAAGCTGCTCCGCGTCCTCCAGGAAAAAACCGTTCAGCGTATCGGCGCCAAGAGTCCGCGCAAGATCGACTTCCGCCTCATCGCCGCCACCAACGACAACCTTGAGCAGATGGTTCGGCAGGGCCAGTTCCGCGAAGACCTCTTCTACCGCATCTGCGTCATCCCCGTAGCGCTCCCTCCACTCCGCGACCGCGAAGGCGACATTCCCCTCCTGCTCGACCACTACCTCACCAAGTACTGCACCGCCGGCAATCTGCGGCACAAACGCTTCTCCCCCGAAGCGCTCCAGGTGCTCGAAACCGGCGCATGGCCCGGCAATGTACGCGAACTCGAAAACCTCGTTCAGCGCCTCGCCCTCATGGTCGACGGCGACACCATCTCCATGCAGCATCTCCCCGAAAAGGTCCTCTACGAGAGCACCGCCAGCTACGACGAGATCCTTGTCCCCCCCGAAGGCCTCGACCTCGAAGATGAGCTCACACGTATCGAGGTCGCCTATCTACTCGCCGCCCTGCGCCGCGCCGGCGGCAAGACGGCCGCTGCCGCCCTCCTCCACATCCCAGTCGAAAAGATGAAGTATCTCTGCCGCAAACACCGTATCCACGAAGACCAGATCAAACTCAACGGCAAAAGGTAG
- a CDS encoding response regulator transcription factor has protein sequence MRILLVEDEPKVSGFVERGLAAERYAVDVSADGRDGLEMAQTYPYDLIILDLMLPRLDGREVLQRLRHKDACVPVLVLTARDSIEDKVRLFESGADDYLTKPFAFAELLVRAKALLRRGPVNRSSTLMVGDLELDRLTQQIKRGGRRIELTAKEYSLLEYLMQNAERVLSRNMIIEHVWDQSFDGVTNIVDVYVRHLRSKVDDGQESKLIRTVRGAGYMIRAGGEA, from the coding sequence ATGCGGATATTGCTTGTGGAAGATGAGCCTAAGGTCTCGGGCTTCGTAGAGCGTGGACTCGCCGCCGAGCGGTACGCAGTGGATGTCTCGGCGGATGGCCGCGACGGTCTGGAGATGGCACAGACCTATCCTTACGACCTGATTATCCTGGATCTAATGCTGCCCCGGCTGGATGGCCGCGAAGTGCTGCAGCGGCTTCGCCATAAGGATGCATGCGTCCCCGTTCTAGTGCTGACGGCGCGGGACTCCATAGAAGACAAGGTACGCCTCTTCGAGAGCGGTGCGGACGATTACCTGACCAAGCCCTTTGCATTTGCTGAGCTGCTGGTTCGGGCGAAAGCCTTGTTGAGGCGCGGACCGGTAAATCGATCGAGCACGCTGATGGTGGGAGACCTGGAGCTGGATCGCCTGACCCAACAGATTAAGCGCGGTGGCAGACGCATCGAACTGACAGCGAAGGAGTACTCCCTGCTGGAGTACCTGATGCAGAATGCAGAGCGGGTGCTCTCACGCAATATGATCATCGAGCATGTGTGGGACCAGAGCTTCGACGGAGTGACAAACATCGTCGACGTGTATGTGCGGCATCTGCGTTCGAAGGTAGACGACGGACAGGAGAGTAAGCTGATTCGCACAGTGCGCGGAGCCGGATACATGATTCGTGCAGGTGGTGAGGCTTGA
- a CDS encoding efflux RND transporter periplasmic adaptor subunit produces MVRLVAAALVMFGMSGCTSDPPPVAAASAERVRPVVASTSSASGPREIVVSGPVTVEEQLDVVALRAGVIVAMQVDVNSEVEKGQAMARLDARQLEADRATSEHKAESVDADLKNWESELQVKEADLRRAEAMHKEGISTQEAYDHSLYEVTASKYEVERQRGDELSAKDSVRSIDLELEKTRIVAPFRGVVSQRYVRQGQYVTVGEKLFRVIGRSSLEVRFTLPATEAQLLRRGDVVTVSATTDFKESTAATVTHLSPVVDPGSGTIEVVAVVKDRLRGLIPGTMASIRIAGTR; encoded by the coding sequence ATGGTTCGTCTGGTTGCGGCTGCTTTGGTGATGTTCGGGATGTCGGGATGCACGTCAGACCCACCTCCGGTGGCGGCGGCTTCGGCGGAGAGGGTGCGACCGGTTGTGGCTTCTACTTCGAGTGCGAGCGGGCCGCGGGAGATTGTGGTGTCGGGTCCGGTGACGGTGGAGGAACAGCTGGACGTAGTGGCGCTGCGGGCGGGGGTGATTGTTGCGATGCAGGTGGATGTGAACTCGGAGGTAGAGAAGGGTCAGGCGATGGCGCGGCTGGATGCGCGGCAGCTGGAGGCGGATCGCGCGACGTCGGAGCACAAGGCGGAGAGTGTGGATGCCGATCTGAAGAACTGGGAGTCGGAGCTGCAGGTGAAGGAGGCCGACCTGCGCCGGGCCGAGGCGATGCACAAGGAAGGGATCAGTACGCAGGAGGCATACGACCATAGCCTCTACGAGGTGACGGCGAGTAAGTACGAGGTGGAGCGGCAGCGCGGAGACGAGTTGAGCGCAAAGGATAGTGTGCGGTCGATCGATCTTGAGCTGGAGAAGACGCGAATTGTGGCACCGTTTCGCGGTGTGGTGTCGCAGCGGTATGTGCGGCAGGGACAGTATGTAACGGTAGGGGAGAAGTTGTTTCGGGTGATCGGGCGGTCGTCGCTTGAGGTGCGATTTACACTGCCTGCGACGGAGGCGCAGCTGCTGCGGCGTGGCGATGTAGTGACGGTGTCAGCGACTACAGACTTCAAGGAGAGCACGGCGGCGACCGTGACGCATTTGAGTCCGGTGGTGGACCCGGGAAGCGGCACGATTGAAGTGGTAGCGGTGGTGAAGGACCGGCTGCGGGGGCTGATTCCGGGGACGATGGCTTCGATAAGGATAGCGGGCACGCGATGA
- a CDS encoding sensor histidine kinase — MEESLIGEAKGIVLTFLSQEESKGQSWMQGEIAEAYAPENSGRFIRVSRQDGTVLYQGGDTRDPHIDSSIVSQPQLSESKDFFRHESAGGTHNLLIYSQPYVSPSGTRYVVEMGASLAPISRVLASLLKILFLITPCILFAAALGGHFLMKLPLRPLEILSEQAERIGTHQFGERLPVIATGDEMERLSLSLNRMISRLEDALAYNRRFSADVSHELRTPLTILRGELEQLLHTSRMPMTQRDSLGSALEEIDRMAQIVESLLTISRLDSGTDGMDLKQVDLNCLAQWTVDQMHLMAEEKNIALRCSRVEPVAIMADAGRIKQVLVNLLDNAIKYTPNGGEVAVSVSAIGATQLAILEVSDTGIGIPARSLPHVFERFYRSDKARTRESGGTGLGLSIAKAISKAHGGTMSIESVEGRGTRVRLELPLSPLPVSAVPGLNIQTTPEGKPGNVSVERSLHQCVHLGSDRIGQHNLNSR; from the coding sequence TTGGAGGAATCGCTGATTGGTGAAGCAAAGGGGATCGTCCTCACTTTTCTCTCGCAGGAGGAGAGCAAGGGACAATCATGGATGCAGGGTGAAATCGCTGAGGCATATGCCCCGGAGAACAGCGGACGGTTTATTCGCGTTAGCCGGCAGGATGGCACCGTGCTGTACCAGGGCGGCGACACGCGAGATCCTCATATCGATTCCTCGATTGTTTCGCAACCTCAATTGAGTGAGTCGAAGGATTTTTTTCGACACGAAAGTGCCGGCGGAACGCACAATCTGCTGATCTATTCACAGCCATATGTATCGCCCTCGGGAACCAGATACGTCGTTGAAATGGGCGCTTCCCTTGCCCCGATCTCACGTGTGCTGGCAAGCCTGTTGAAGATTCTGTTCCTTATAACGCCGTGCATTCTTTTTGCAGCGGCACTCGGTGGACACTTCTTGATGAAATTGCCGCTGCGGCCCCTGGAAATCTTGAGCGAGCAAGCAGAACGGATCGGCACTCATCAATTTGGCGAGCGCCTGCCCGTCATAGCGACCGGCGACGAGATGGAGAGGCTGTCGCTCTCGCTGAACCGTATGATTAGTCGCCTTGAAGACGCGCTTGCCTACAATCGGCGCTTCTCTGCAGATGTGTCTCATGAGCTGCGTACGCCGCTCACGATACTTCGCGGCGAGTTGGAACAGTTGCTCCACACCTCCAGAATGCCGATGACGCAGCGTGATTCCCTGGGCAGTGCACTCGAAGAGATCGACCGCATGGCACAGATAGTGGAAAGCCTGCTGACCATCTCCCGACTGGATTCCGGCACTGACGGTATGGACCTGAAGCAAGTAGACCTGAACTGCCTCGCACAATGGACCGTCGACCAGATGCACCTCATGGCGGAGGAGAAGAATATCGCGCTGCGATGCTCGCGGGTTGAGCCGGTGGCAATTATGGCTGACGCTGGCAGAATCAAGCAGGTGCTGGTGAATCTGTTGGACAACGCCATCAAGTACACACCAAATGGAGGCGAGGTGGCCGTCTCGGTATCAGCAATCGGCGCAACCCAGCTTGCGATTCTGGAGGTCAGCGATACCGGCATAGGCATTCCGGCTCGATCGCTGCCGCATGTCTTCGAACGCTTCTACCGTTCAGACAAGGCACGGACCAGAGAGTCGGGCGGTACTGGTCTGGGACTCTCGATCGCGAAAGCGATCTCGAAGGCTCACGGTGGAACCATGTCGATAGAAAGTGTAGAAGGCAGAGGGACGCGAGTCAGGCTCGAACTCCCTCTGTCTCCTTTGCCCGTTTCGGCCGTCCCCGGACTAAATATCCAGACCACGCCAGAAGGAAAGCCTGGAAACGTCTCTGTCGAACGAAGTCTTCATCAATGCGTGCATCTCGGTAGTGATCGGATTGGTCAACACAATCTGAATTCCCGTTAA
- a CDS encoding HlyD family efflux transporter periplasmic adaptor subunit → MNLAEALNAALPDLPARRVRTGFPKMDPAAVVKENVEDGEPVMVVLNRSTDKMFRFNPVQWRIIELFDGVRTYEEIEALHAERYGVAYGADDLREFAAGLDDAEFWYRTPLERSVALREKLESGRHQHTHRKSKWGDIAHMQFSAWDPDQYFNRIYPYTRWVYSGWFTTLTVALFACMLLLSAANWQQIRLDTVQFYTFTHKSASELAQFWLIFLFLGFFHESAHGLTCKHYGAEVHGMGFHLVYLTPAFFVDVSEAWVYATRWQRLVTIIAGIWVEMIFCAMATIVWWGTPPGSGAHNFAYKIMLLTGAAVVVVNMNPLIKLDGYYAFSEIIGFSDIKEKSTAYLSGLVRGAIFRLPVEMEYVVQRRRPGYVAYALLSGIYSYGLLLTVVRFSYNVAVSYSPQWGFLPAGVFALVIFRGRLRTLLQFARTVYLDKKDRVRAWWTGARVALASGVALVIVFAPVWHETVTARFVLEPGERAVVRTTVPGRVVSVMTREGERVTAGTPLIEMESREVRSMRAGAGSEFALTGMKRVEAQLEHGDESEAIPEHARADVERTIAEEVEQQLRPRAPISGVVMNAGLKNLAGSYLDAGAMVAEIGDTEQMRARIFVLEYALPRVREGARVDLLEDGRFGVLRSRVQSLERAPEALDAALDTDEKIRGAGTLTYFVVDAMIANDGTLRDGMTGTAKIAVRRRSLAGVAAREVREFVQRKLW, encoded by the coding sequence ATGAACCTGGCCGAGGCGCTTAATGCGGCGTTGCCGGATCTGCCGGCGCGGCGGGTACGCACGGGTTTTCCTAAGATGGATCCGGCGGCGGTGGTGAAGGAGAACGTGGAGGACGGAGAGCCGGTGATGGTGGTGTTGAACCGGAGCACGGACAAGATGTTTCGCTTCAACCCGGTGCAGTGGCGGATCATCGAGCTGTTCGATGGCGTGCGGACGTATGAAGAGATTGAGGCGTTGCATGCGGAGCGCTACGGTGTGGCGTACGGGGCGGACGATCTGCGGGAGTTTGCGGCAGGGCTGGATGATGCGGAGTTCTGGTATCGAACGCCGCTTGAGAGGAGTGTGGCGCTGCGTGAAAAGCTAGAGAGCGGACGTCACCAGCACACGCACAGAAAGTCGAAGTGGGGCGACATTGCGCATATGCAGTTTTCGGCGTGGGATCCGGATCAGTATTTCAATCGGATCTATCCGTACACCCGGTGGGTGTACAGCGGATGGTTTACGACGCTGACGGTGGCGTTGTTTGCGTGCATGCTGTTGCTTTCGGCGGCGAACTGGCAGCAGATCCGCCTGGACACGGTGCAGTTCTATACGTTCACGCACAAGAGCGCGTCGGAGCTGGCCCAGTTCTGGCTGATTTTTCTGTTCCTTGGGTTCTTTCACGAGTCGGCGCATGGGCTGACGTGCAAGCACTATGGCGCGGAGGTGCATGGGATGGGGTTTCACCTGGTTTATCTGACGCCTGCGTTCTTTGTGGATGTGAGCGAGGCGTGGGTGTATGCGACGCGGTGGCAGAGGCTAGTGACGATCATCGCGGGGATATGGGTCGAAATGATCTTCTGCGCGATGGCGACGATAGTGTGGTGGGGGACGCCGCCGGGAAGCGGAGCTCACAACTTTGCTTACAAAATCATGCTGCTGACGGGAGCGGCGGTGGTAGTGGTGAATATGAATCCGCTGATCAAGCTGGATGGATACTATGCGTTCTCGGAGATCATCGGGTTTTCGGATATCAAGGAGAAGTCGACGGCGTATCTGTCGGGGCTGGTGCGGGGCGCAATCTTTCGGCTGCCGGTGGAGATGGAGTATGTGGTGCAGCGGCGGCGGCCGGGGTACGTGGCGTATGCGCTGCTGTCGGGAATCTACAGCTATGGACTGCTATTGACGGTGGTCCGTTTCAGCTACAACGTGGCCGTGAGCTACAGTCCGCAGTGGGGTTTTCTGCCTGCTGGAGTCTTTGCGCTGGTGATCTTCCGCGGGCGTCTTCGAACGCTGCTGCAATTTGCGCGGACGGTGTACCTGGACAAGAAGGATAGGGTGCGGGCGTGGTGGACGGGAGCGCGGGTGGCGTTGGCGTCGGGGGTTGCACTGGTGATTGTGTTTGCTCCAGTGTGGCACGAGACGGTGACGGCGCGATTTGTGCTGGAGCCGGGCGAGCGGGCGGTGGTGCGGACTACGGTTCCCGGCAGGGTGGTGTCGGTGATGACCCGTGAGGGCGAGAGGGTGACGGCGGGCACGCCGCTGATCGAGATGGAGAGCCGCGAGGTGCGCTCGATGCGTGCGGGTGCGGGAAGCGAGTTTGCCTTGACGGGGATGAAGCGCGTGGAGGCGCAGCTGGAGCATGGCGATGAGAGCGAGGCGATTCCGGAGCATGCGCGCGCGGACGTGGAGCGGACGATTGCGGAAGAAGTGGAGCAGCAGCTGCGGCCGCGGGCACCGATCTCCGGTGTGGTGATGAATGCAGGCTTGAAGAACCTGGCGGGAAGTTACCTGGATGCAGGGGCGATGGTGGCGGAGATCGGCGATACGGAGCAGATGCGGGCGCGGATCTTTGTGCTGGAGTATGCCCTGCCGCGAGTGCGGGAGGGAGCGCGTGTGGATCTACTAGAAGATGGACGGTTCGGTGTGCTGCGATCGCGGGTGCAGAGCCTGGAGAGAGCGCCGGAGGCACTGGATGCGGCACTGGATACGGATGAGAAGATTCGAGGGGCGGGGACGCTGACGTACTTTGTCGTCGATGCGATGATCGCGAACGATGGCACGCTGCGCGATGGGATGACGGGGACTGCGAAGATCGCAGTGCGGCGGCGCAGCCTGGCGGGGGTAGCGGCTCGCGAGGTGCGGGAGTTTGTGCAGCGGAAGCTTTGGTAG